In a genomic window of Deltaproteobacteria bacterium PRO3:
- a CDS encoding RtcB family protein has protein sequence MSDYERITDYEYRLPRRGSMRCDGIVFASAEMMRGMAGDPCLEQVRNVATLPGIVGNSFAMPDIHWGYGFPIGGVAAFDAEEGVVSPGGVGYDINCGVRLLKTR, from the coding sequence ATGAGCGACTACGAGCGTATCACCGACTACGAATACCGCCTGCCGCGCCGCGGGTCGATGCGCTGCGACGGCATCGTCTTCGCCTCCGCCGAGATGATGCGGGGCATGGCGGGCGACCCCTGCCTCGAGCAGGTGCGCAACGTGGCGACGCTCCCGGGCATCGTCGGAAACTCCTTCGCGATGCCCGACATCCATTGGGGCTACGGCTTTCCTATCGGCGGCGTCGCCGCCTTCGACGCGGAGGAGGGCGTGGTCTCGCCGGGCGGCGTCGGCTACGACATCAATTGCGGCGTGCGGCTGCTCAAGACGCGCAT